The genomic interval TCACTTTCATCAAGATCTCCCTATGTCCGCCATGGAGGCTGGTGCAGATATGGCCGCTACTAGTGTGCATAAGCTTGGCGGCTCCATGACTCAAAGCTCGGTACTAAACGTGCGTGGGAAGCTCATCTCCCCTAAACGAATTCAAACGGTTATGAGCATGCTAACAACAACATCGACCTCCTATCTCCTGCTTTCTTCTTTAGATGTAGCAAGAAAACAGCTGGTTTTACATGGGAAAGAAATGGTTTCTACGGCGATTGAGCTTGCCGATTGGGCACGCTCTGAAATCAACTTACTTGCTCCTCTATACTGTATGGGAGATGAAATTGTCGGTCGAGATGAATCTACTTTCGATTTAGACCCTACAAAGCTATTAATCCATGTTAGGGATCTAGGTATGACTGGATTTGAAGTAGAGAATTGGCTACGGGACACTCAGAATATCGAAGTTGAGATGAGTGATTTATATAATATTCTATGCTTAGTCACTCCTGGGGATACGAAGGACAGTGTCAATTCATTAGTTCAGGCATTAAAGCAATTGGTTGAATACGCGGCAAGGCAAGATTCTAGCCATGTTAATGGACCTGAAATTGAACTTCCAAAAATACCACGACTAGCTATGACGCCTAGAGATGCATTTTATGCGGAGACAGAGCTTGTTCCTTTCCACCAATCTCATGGTCGCATTATTGCTGAATTTATTATGGTTTATCCACCAGGAATTCCTGTATTACTTCCTGGTGAGATTATTACCCAGGAAAACCTTGATTACATTCAATATAATTTGGAGGTTGGGCTACCTGTTCAAGGCCCAGAGGATTTTGACTTTAGATATTTACGTGTCATTAAGGTGCACCAAGCTATTACTTAATAGTCAATTCTTCAGTCAAACGAAGCATTTCTATAAGAAAAGCTTCTATTGAAGCCTTTCGAAGAATTCATCTATTCTATCAAAAAAGAGGAGGGATTATGTGTGTCTTACGACAGATGTCCCTCCTCTTTCTGCTTATTTAAAGCATCTAGCTATTGTACATATATTTTATTACCTATTCTTCTTTTTCAATGGCTTACTAAAATGAGTTAGTATGAGCGATTCCTTTTACTTCTTTCACACTGTACTGCTCTTCCCCACTACATTGGTGACAATTAGGACATACTCCATAGAGCGTAGAAACCTTTTCATCCTCGTACTGAGCAATTGTTCTTCCACACGTTTGGCAGATAATTGTACCCAAGGTATCCCTCCTGTTTTTGTAAGCGTTTTAATTATGTTATACTAATAATATAATAGTGTATAACATTTATGTCAATAGGCAGATATAGAGATATACTGTATTATCTCTGTATCTTTTTTTGTCACCGATTTGTCTCCCTTTTTTCTTTCTATTTTAACGTTTAAGAAAGTATAAAATTTGATACCCTATTTTCTTCAAATTTTATACTTTCTGACGGCAAGAAAAGCTTCCTCTAATGATGGACTAGACAACTTCTTCGAGTGGGCTTCAATAGAAGCTTTTCTTATTGTATTCCTATGCTGATAATGCTACGATATTAACAGGAGTTTGGTTAATCAGGAGGGATTGTTTTGGGACAGAGTGCCTATATTAGACTAGTTGACGCTTCTACAACACAAACTGTTCAATTGCAGGATATTAAGGATAAGTTTCATCGCTACATAGATATGACAACAAAAACGGGCAATCAGCTAGATTGGGGATACGCCGAAGCCGCGTTTCCCTATACCTTAGTCGAGAAGCCTGAAGGGAAAGATCACTGGTTTTATTTAAAGGGAAGTAATCCTTTATATAAATATATTGTTGTTGGAGTAGGAACAGACCAAGCAAATCAGGCTGAGGGTGGCGAACAAGCTGAAGAATCTCAGTTCATCCAAGTGGTTCTACCTGATGGGGCAACACATGGTGATAAATCAAAGGCTAATGAATTTTGCAAGTACTTAGCTAAGGAATTTAAGGCTCAGTTGGATTTATTTAATGGCCGCCGGATGTATTATTACCCTCGTAAGCCTTAAGAATTTCAGATGATATTTCTTCAGTTAATCTGAGCTAATAGCTTCATAAAAGCTATGAAAATCGAAGCACTAAGAGCATAAAAATAATCTAAAAAAGCTGGGTGATAGTTACCCAGCTTTTTTAGATATGTTCCGTTCATCCGGCAAGGCAAATTGGATGATTGAATGCTTTTATCTTTAGATAAGCTCAGATTCCTTTTGTGTAAAAATGATCAATAGGCTTAATCTTTTTAAATCAAAGTAAAACCAGTTCGCTTATGTGGAAACTAATTCATATATTAGTGCCTTTAGCTCCTTCTTTGAACAATCATAATCATCATTCAACCATCTTCTTAACACATGAACAATGCCACTACTATAAAAATCAATTAATACTTTGGGATTAGGAAAATTATTGATTCTCTCTGAAATGATCAAGTTATTATTCTGAGCTTCAACTAGTATAAAATCACTTAATAAATTCACAAAGTCAGTAGAAAACTCATCATTTGATAAAATATTCTTTATAAACCGCTTATTTTCGTCTATATAATCTACGACGAAGTTATATATAGCCTCACCATTGCTTTCCTCTCTCATTTGGTTAAAGAGAATAGGTAAGATCTCTCTCATCAAATCATATTTATCGTTATAGTAGCGATAAAATGAACTACGGTGTATTTTACTTTGCATGCATATATCATTTATTGTAATGGATTTAAATGTTTTTTTGTTTAATAACTCTCGAAATGCAATCAATATGAACGATCGGGTTCTTTCCGTTGTCTGATTGCTCAAGACTTTCCCGCCTCCCTCAACATCTGTCTATATTATAGAACTTTTTATGCTAGAGCTAGAATAATGATTTCTTTAATGGTGCATTCTCTTTCTTTATCCCTTGAATGATGCTTGTTATGATTGCACCACCGATTGCTAAGCCTAGTAGTCCAAGGAGATACGGTAGCACCGAATTCCCACCGAATAGACCTATAAAATTCGCTTGATTTGCATAGTATGCTGGTGAAATATGGCTTAGCCATTGCATCACTTTATAATTCGCTTCATAAGGAATAACACCGGCTCCAGCAATAACTTGGATTAATAAGAAAGTTAAATTGAACAACATACCAGGCTGTCCTAATAGCATCGTCGATATCGTAAAAATTTGGATTGCCGCTAATGTCAATAATGACAATGTACCCCAAACGGTTATAAATGACCCTAGTCCATAGTTCTCCAAAGCAAATAAGATACCTAAGCTCGGTAATGAGCCAATTAAGGCAAAAGTTAGTATCGCTAACTGCATAGAACCATATGCTTTCCACTTCCCTATTTGGGGACGCATGCGGTCAAGGGAGCTCACAATAAACATGGAAAAAATCATGGACCCAACATTAGCCGCAATCGTTAATAAAATTGGAGCCATTTGATTATGCATTCCTTGTCTTTGCTCATTAATGATCGTTATGTTAGGCTCAAATTGATTCTTAGCCATGTCAGCCATTCCGATAGCTTGCTCCTCAGGAATATTTAGATGAACTAGCATTTCTTCAATAAAGCTAGTCTCAAATTGATTTGCTAATATCGATGAAATCTCTTGAACAACCGATGACATTGTAGTTGAAACAAGCGATGGGTTTGCTTGGTTAATCGTAAAATTGATCGTAGTTTTTTTATCTTCACTAATCAGATTTTCCGTGAAGTCTTGTGGGATATGGATTAACAGGTAAATATCTCTGTCCTCTAACGAACGCTGTGCTTCTTCTAGACTCCTATTTGTTTCTACGACAAAGGGTAACTCTTCTAGCATCTGCTTTTCAATTTCTGCGCCATAGTTAGTATCCTCATTTACAATTCCTACCCGTAAATTAGATATGTTTTGAGGCATTGCTGAATAGGCAGGAAGGAATATACCCATCATTATGACCTGATACACTAGAACACCCACAAATGCTAAAATTGTTGATTTTTGAGTAAAAAATGCTTTAAGTGAATTCATCATTGAACCTCCTCGTTTTCTCTAATTAAGATAATAGACATTGAGGTCCTACGGAAGATTCAATATGAATACACAGTCTCAAAATAAAACAATATGTTATAAATGTCTTATTTTTAAGTCGGAATTATTTGAGGATTGAAATAAGATAAAGGTAAGTTTTAACACTTACCTTTATTTCTATATTTTCTATTGGTTTCCTCTTATTTCTTCTTACTTATAATATCCCCAGCCTTATGCACTTGTCTCTAGCCTGAGCGTCCCTCTAAAGAAAAACATTAGTATAAAGATTTAGTTGTTGTTTCAATACTCCAACCGTTGTTTTTTAGTTTTTCCATGTACTCAACAGCAGTCATTTTTTCACTCTCTATGACTAAGGGTGTTAATGAAACAAGGCACTCATTTGAAGTGTAATTAATAGTTACTTTAGCTACCTCATATCCATTATGGAATCTTGAATCAAACCCCGGGTCATCAATGATATCGCCAACTACTGGTTTGATTTCAGATTCTATCGTTTTCGTTAGGATATTTGAGTTTTCTTTTGTTGGCTCATGGTGGACGGATGTCACAAAGATGATTAGTTTTATCTTCAAGCTT from Bacillus horti carries:
- a CDS encoding DUF1885 family protein, whose translation is MGQSAYIRLVDASTTQTVQLQDIKDKFHRYIDMTTKTGNQLDWGYAEAAFPYTLVEKPEGKDHWFYLKGSNPLYKYIVVGVGTDQANQAEGGEQAEESQFIQVVLPDGATHGDKSKANEFCKYLAKEFKAQLDLFNGRRMYYYPRKP
- a CDS encoding TetR/AcrR family transcriptional regulator; this translates as MSNQTTERTRSFILIAFRELLNKKTFKSITINDICMQSKIHRSSFYRYYNDKYDLMREILPILFNQMREESNGEAIYNFVVDYIDENKRFIKNILSNDEFSTDFVNLLSDFILVEAQNNNLIISERINNFPNPKVLIDFYSSGIVHVLRRWLNDDYDCSKKELKALIYELVST
- a CDS encoding aminotransferase class I/II-fold pyridoxal phosphate-dependent enzyme, with amino-acid sequence MNHHETPLFTGVTNHAKKNPIQFHIPGHKKGAGMNPDFREFIGENALSIDLINIGPLDDLHHPKGMIKEAQELAADAFGADYTFFNVQGTSGAIMTMILSVCSPGDKIIIPRNVHKSISTAIILAGAIPVFIHPVMDKRLGIAHGITTSAVRTALEQNPDAKAVLVINPTYFGVAANLKEIVEVAHSFSVPVLVDEAHGVHIHFHQDLPMSAMEAGADMAATSVHKLGGSMTQSSVLNVRGKLISPKRIQTVMSMLTTTSTSYLLLSSLDVARKQLVLHGKEMVSTAIELADWARSEINLLAPLYCMGDEIVGRDESTFDLDPTKLLIHVRDLGMTGFEVENWLRDTQNIEVEMSDLYNILCLVTPGDTKDSVNSLVQALKQLVEYAARQDSSHVNGPEIELPKIPRLAMTPRDAFYAETELVPFHQSHGRIIAEFIMVYPPGIPVLLPGEIITQENLDYIQYNLEVGLPVQGPEDFDFRYLRVIKVHQAIT
- a CDS encoding YhgE/Pip domain-containing protein, giving the protein MNSLKAFFTQKSTILAFVGVLVYQVIMMGIFLPAYSAMPQNISNLRVGIVNEDTNYGAEIEKQMLEELPFVVETNRSLEEAQRSLEDRDIYLLIHIPQDFTENLISEDKKTTINFTINQANPSLVSTTMSSVVQEISSILANQFETSFIEEMLVHLNIPEEQAIGMADMAKNQFEPNITIINEQRQGMHNQMAPILLTIAANVGSMIFSMFIVSSLDRMRPQIGKWKAYGSMQLAILTFALIGSLPSLGILFALENYGLGSFITVWGTLSLLTLAAIQIFTISTMLLGQPGMLFNLTFLLIQVIAGAGVIPYEANYKVMQWLSHISPAYYANQANFIGLFGGNSVLPYLLGLLGLAIGGAIITSIIQGIKKENAPLKKSLF